GCATGGCCCGGATGGTGCTGAACGGGTGATCATCGACCTCAGCAAAGTGCCTGCTGCCAAAGTGCCTGCTGCAAAGTAAAAACCCTACAGATTTCCCTGCCCTTAACCTCCCCTTCTGGCAAACAGAAAAAGACGCAGAACCTCTGCGTCTTTTTCTGTTTGCTCTGATCTTACTGCGGGTCTCTGGTTTGCACCAGTTCCACCACGTCTGCCACGCGGCTGGAGTAACCCCACTCGTTGTCGTACCAGGCGAAGACTTTCACCATTTTGCCCAGCACCTTGGTCATTTTGCTGTCGATGATGGCGCTGTGGGGATCGCCCACGATGTCGCTGGAGACCAGTTCTTCTTCGCTGTACCGCAGGATGCCTTTGAGGGGGCCTTCTGCGGCTGCCCGGAAAGCGGCGTTCACTTCCTGCACGGTGACTTCCCGACGAAGAATCAGGGTGATGTCGCTGAGGGAACCCACACTGGTGGGCACCCGCACGGCCACCCCATCAAAATTGTGTTTGCCAAACTGGGGCAGGGTTTGCGAAATGGCTCTGGCAACGCCGGTGGTGGTGGGGATGATGTTCACTGCGGCGGCGCGGGCACGGCGCAAATCTTTGTGGGGCAAATCCAGCAGTCGCTGGTCGTTGGTGTAGCTGTGGATGGTGGTCATCATGGCCTGTTCCACCCCGAAGGCGTCTTCCAGCACTTTCACCGGGGTCACCAGAGAATTGGTGGTGCAGGACGCATTGGTGAGGATGTTGTGCGTGTAAGGGTCATACTGCTCCTGGTTGTTGCCCAGGATGATGGGGAAGTCCGTGCCATCTGCTGGCCCGGTGATGATCACCTTTCTGGCCCCCCGGTTGAGGTGCACCCTGGCCTGTTCACCGGTGCTGAAACGCCCGGTGGATTCAATCACCAGATCAATGCCGAGGTCTTTCCAGGGGAGCTTTTGGGGATTGCTTTCGGAAAGGACCATGGTTTTGTGACCGTCCACCAGCAAAGCACCTTCTTCGATATTGACGGATGCTGCAAAAGGGCCGTAAGTGCTGTCGTGGGTCAGCAGGTAGGCGTTGGTTTCGGTGTCGGTGAGGTCATTGATGGCTGTGACCTGGATGCCTCTGGCGTGCAGGATGCGAAACACCTGTCTGCCAATGCGTCCAAATCCGTTGATGGCGATGTTCATTGCAGGACCTCCTCTGGCTGTGCAGATTGAAAGTTCAGGACTTCACCGGGTTGCAGGACGTTCAGGTTCAGACCTGCTTCCCGGCCCAGGCGGGTGAAGGTTTGCAGGGCGTCCGGGGTTTCGATGTAGCGGCCCGGTTCATGCCGTCCATAATGGATGGGCACCACGGTTTTTGCCTGCAGAATGCGGGCAGCAGCCACGGCCTGTTCTGGCCCCATCACGATGGGAATGCCGCTGTCCTGAAAACGCCCGAGGTTGACCCTGGGGGCATTGATGGGCAGAAACACAGTATCAAACGGTCCGTAGATGCGCTGGATGCTCCACCAGCGGCCATGCCAGAGGGTGTCTCCGGCATGCAGGATGCGCTTTCCGCCGCCGTCTATCACCCAGGAGACTTGCGGATCTCCCAGGCCATCCACGGCAGGCACCGCCCACACCGTGAAATCTGCAGTGCCCGGGTGAAGCTGCACAGGCTGGTGCAGTTCTGCAGTTCTGATGCGCAAATCTGTTGGAGGCAGCAGAGGGGCCACATCTGCATGGGTCAGC
The nucleotide sequence above comes from Deinococcus roseus. Encoded proteins:
- the gap gene encoding type I glyceraldehyde-3-phosphate dehydrogenase yields the protein MNIAINGFGRIGRQVFRILHARGIQVTAINDLTDTETNAYLLTHDSTYGPFAASVNIEEGALLVDGHKTMVLSESNPQKLPWKDLGIDLVIESTGRFSTGEQARVHLNRGARKVIITGPADGTDFPIILGNNQEQYDPYTHNILTNASCTTNSLVTPVKVLEDAFGVEQAMMTTIHSYTNDQRLLDLPHKDLRRARAAAVNIIPTTTGVARAISQTLPQFGKHNFDGVAVRVPTSVGSLSDITLILRREVTVQEVNAAFRAAAEGPLKGILRYSEEELVSSDIVGDPHSAIIDSKMTKVLGKMVKVFAWYDNEWGYSSRVADVVELVQTRDPQ
- a CDS encoding MBL fold metallo-hydrolase; protein product: MQIERLHWAGIKLQQGQTTLLLDTIPSPQQLPLSVDTPHRFALLTHHHPDHADLPYLTGVLGSGSTLLTHADVAPLLPPTDLRIRTAELHQPVQLHPGTADFTVWAVPAVDGLGDPQVSWVIDGGGKRILHAGDTLWHGRWWSIQRIYGPFDTVFLPINAPRVNLGRFQDSGIPIVMGPEQAVAAARILQAKTVVPIHYGRHEPGRYIETPDALQTFTRLGREAGLNLNVLQPGEVLNFQSAQPEEVLQ